The sequence cgaccAAACATGCTCTCTGATTCTCACTTTGTCTGCACGGATCTTctaccgcggttctgccgcggttgCGGTGGAACCGCGATAGTACTCTTTCAGTTCTGACTTGAGCTGTTTCGCGTGGTTTACTTGACGGAATTTTACGATCGGCctctttttctccatatttgatcccaaaagtactccatagccttctctggtcatatataacctgcaaagcatgaaaaacactaataagagcattttgttatcacttttatcatccaaactatacaagaaggtggttatttagggcctaattatagttaaattcacctattatcaacaccccacacttaaacctttgctcgtcctcgagcaagttAAACCACACTTCTAGGCCTAATCGTTCGATGCATTACCCAATTTTTTTATGCCACACCCGCCATTATGAAGGAACAACCTAAGCAGTGCAACAGTCACGCCTCAGATGAAGACTCTAACACCATGACACACTCATACTCACTCTAGTTACTTTAATAGAGGTGAAAACTCACTTTTTCTTCCTGAGTCGCATACCCTCACATCATAATTCTGAGAGAAGTTCCACACACATTAAATTCAAGCAACAAGGAACCAAAGATAGgcagaattcactcactctcagcaaagaacattcacatgccacacagactcaccataagcttgcctctagtgtagtactctactaatcgaactattcagtcaaagatcaagaggtctttatttggttgtaatgtaggctaagggacgggtaggatatatttagatatagtGACTAGCCTCCCTAAGTACTTTTAATACACActtctttttatttcaatttccatGTTCAGCCCACTCGTTCTTCCACATTTTAGTTCATAGGTGACCCCCACTTTTCTTTAGGTGcaactgtttttttttctttcctttacaAATCCATTGCACCATTCAAGTATTTCTTTCCTGATTCCCCTTTTTCCTACTTCCTtaccaccccacactttgactTTTGTATGTTCTTTAGTAATTCAAGTGCTTCTAGGAGGTACAGGTTCAAACAATCAAACTATTCAAACACAGGGATATAGGTCATTATAGGGTTATCAAATAACAGGcttcaggctcaaaggggttaactatggcAATATATACAGGATGATTCACAAATATACAGGCTACACAAAGAAATGCCTCAACCATCTCTAAAACCAAACAacttctatttcgctttgcaaacacacagggcaagttctaggtatcACATGCAAGCACATAATACAAGTAATAGCTCACACACACTTGGCATGTAACTCATTCCGAATCAGTTTATCAACACACTCATACGAGCGTTCGAGCAAGACAGGATGTGCAAAATTAAGGCATAGATTTACGAGTCTACAAACGAGCCTAGACGTCGCACCCTCATGTTCGTTTTTGTTATTCTCAGGTGTGTACATCAAGGGTTGCATTCTAGCCTTCACCCATTTTGGTCCTAAAACTACAAACAAAAAATCTACCTAACACGGTTCAAGAAaagcccttggaaaagaaccgtggtcaaAAGAAAACCAAGGgaaaattactacactacctaaaaaagaaaaaataaaataaaataaagaaactacatggactacttccctcaagagtactGTCCAAGTGGTCCGTCCTCAGGAAGAGTCCTCTACATTTTTTTTAATCCGACTTTGACCCTCAAGAGACCTGTCGACAAGTGTCCGTCGTTGGGCCAAGTCAGTTACTTCTAATGTGAGTACAATCAACTATACACAACAACACCAATCAAATACCACAACATACACCATGTCTATATACACTACAATACATTACCCGAGCAAGTCTCCCAACCCACACTTAAAAattatggcatgtccccatgtcatatcAAAAATAACGAGTAGAAGGGTAATAAGACTTCCCTGAGCCTCAATCAGAGTCGGAGACGGTGCTGGGGTCCACATGGCAAGCTCTCCCCAAAGCACGGAACCAGGACATAAACCGGCTCTCAGACCTAGCCTGCCGCTGAGACATGGCATCCATACGCGTGTGTAGGCCCTCCACCGAGGTGCGAAGATCCCCGACCTCTTCCTCCATAGTACGCAACATAGGCTGGGTGGACTGTGATCTGGATAAGCCTGCCCCAGCATGGGGGTGCCGAGAGGGTCTAGCACTGTCATAGGATCTCCTAGATGGTGCCATAGGAACCGggtcatcatcctcatcatcgatcTGAATGGTGGTGCATGCACCCCTCCCACTCTGATACCCGAAGCTTTGAAAGCTTCTTTAGGGGGCAACTCTCCATCAGTAGGATTGGTGGGGACATTCTTCAGCAGGCACAATGTAGTCACTAGGGAGGGGAAGTAGAATCCCTTTGACCTCATCGGGGACCGTATGATCATTTCATCACCAATAAGTCTTGCCgcatcaaaatctttctttgtgATGAAGCACCACGTCAAGAGGGCTCTTTGGAAGTTCACGTCAGTCATGTTGCCTGAGGGCAAGAACCGGCTGCAAATGATAGTGagccaacacttagccaaatGGGTGAATGAATTGGAGTGCAGGTTGATATGGTCACGTATCCAGATTGGTTGCCCCCCTGCGCAGAGTGCATCAGTCATAATATCCCAAGTGACTCCTGGTGCGTCCTAGTAATAGTCGACGTCACCAGTAAACCGGGGCAGCCGCAACACCTGTTGAATAGTTTCAACTGAGGCATCTACCCATTTGCCCTGCACAGTCACCTCCCGCAACGTATGTAATGGGCAGTTCGCGTAGAACTCTCTTACAAGCATCCTGTTCACCGTTTCAGGTTCATCAAATTAGAACTCCATTTCCCTCCGCCAGATTTCCTCATACATCTCCTCCTTTTCTGCACGGAGGGCTGCCCTGTCAATCGGAATCTCAGGGATGAAGCTCTTTGAGGCCTTGGCATGAAAGTCGTCCTCTTCCAATTCTGATTCGAACCTTGAGGCATCATATGTAGGCTGTTGGGACGTGCCTGCCAATCTCTTTTGCTTCTTACGAGCCATATGACCTGCAAAGAATACAAGAGAACCATCAAATATATCCTACACGTGCCAGCCggatggttactcagacttcaccacccGATGGCACCAAATAATATCCCCCATTTATTCCATTCATACACTATGCCAAACCCCCAACTAGTGAGGTGTTCCAGGTTACAACCTCCACAATGGCCCCACAACTTTCTTACAAATTCTGGCatacaacaccccacacttactcCCTCAAGTGATTCATGTTAAATATAACACCACCATTCATCAAATACAACACCACAACAACCTAGGATATGCACAAAATGCCTCAAAATAGCATCACAAGCCCCAAAATTTCGGCCAAAAAGGGCCCTCCAACAAACTACACCGCAAAAATTATTTCTAGGCCTCCAAATCATCTAAACAACCTCCACAATCGAAGTATAAGAAATACCCAATCATATTAGCACCAAACAAATCCACAAGAAGCaaatacaacaataaaaacattgaagaagcaaaaattgaaagaaaatctacACTATTACTACCTAAGGTTTAACTAAACTAGTTTAGACTAAATTACACTAATTAGAGGAAGAAATAGAATAAAAAAGAAGAGAACACTTACTTGATGAAGGTTGGAAGGGGTGGGTAGTGGTGAGAGGAGGTGTGGAGAAGATAACAATGgcggttttttttatttttgggagtGAGGGAGGgatttgagagagaaagagaagagaggatTTGGGTTTTATTTTGGGGTGGGGGGCATTCTGTTTCTGAATAGGGAGGGGGAATAATTGTTTTGGGGTGGGTGCAGGGTTAGGTGAAttagaagggggggggggggtgaattaaaaaaaaattctgcaTACCTGGGCCCGACGGGGTCTGCCgtggttctgccgcggtcgcggtcaaaccgcggTAGATGAAGTTCAGAGAGGGGTTCCCACCGCgattctgccgcggtcgcggtcaaaccgcggTAGACGAAGTTCAGAGGGGGTCTCTGACTGCAGTttgaccgcggtcgcggtggaaccgcggtcTGGGCAGttgtttgatttttttgattttttttccatatAATGTGTTACACTTACAACAAtttcgtgggttgcctcccacgcagcgcctgatttaacgtcgcggcacgacacatgatgagcgcatttaaggctcgctcgacctctgtGGTTCAGTCAGGTGCAGCTCAGACACTTCCTTTTTCTCGCTCATGCCCACATATGGCTTTAATCTTTGACCATTGACTCTGAATGTACGAAAGTCATTCTCTGTGGCAATCTCAACAGCTCCTAAAGGGAAAACTTCAACTACtcgaaatggtccagaccatAGTGACTTAAGTTTACCTGGGAACAGACGTAGTCTtgagttgtatagcaataccatGTCCCCGGGTTTGAAATTTCTCTCAACAATGTTCTGGTCGTGCAtcctcttcattctctccttgtacaattttgtgctctcaaaagcaagatatCTGAACTCctcgagctcatgcaattcagTGACTCTTGACGTGCCCGCAGCTTCCATGTCTAAGTTCAGCTATTTCAATGCCCACCACgctttatgttcaagttccaccggcaggtggcaggccttcccaaacaccaacttgtatggtgacataccaattggagttttgaaggcAGTTCTATAatcccagagtgcatcatctagcttcctcGCCCAATCAATTCTTGTGGCGTTCACAGTTTTGGTTAACACACTCTTGATTTATCTGTTGAACACTTCAACCTATTCACTAATTTGCGGGTGGTAAGgagtagccaccttgtggcacACATCGTACTTAGCAAGTAACTTTTCAAAGGCTCTGTTACAGAAATAAGTGCCTTCATCACTGATAATTGCTCGTGGTATCCCAAagcgggtgaatatgttcttcttttaGAAATCCCACCACCACTTTTGCATCATTGGTGGGTAACGCcgtagcttccacccatttggacacatagtctACAGCAACAATAatgtacttattgccataggagctgacgaagggacccatgaagtcaatcacCCAGAcgtcaaacacttccacctcttgaattgggttcatgggcatctcgtgGCGTCGGGAAATGTTCTCGGTCCGCTGACATTCATTGCAGCCCTTCACCCATAGGTGCGCATCTTTAAACACTGTCGGCCAGAAGAATCCAGCCTCTAGCACCTTTGCCGTTGTCCTAAcccctccaaagtgtccaccatacgccgatgcgtgacaagcctacaaaacaaaaaattgCTCTATCTCTGGGACGCATCTCCGGATCATATTATCAAGGCATATTCTAAATAAATAAGGTTCATCCCAGTAATACTGGCGGCTTTCacgaaaaaatattttcctttggaCCGATGAAAGGTCGTGAGGAACTATACCACTGGCCAGGTAATTagcaaagtctgcataccatggtgCTTCCTGATAAGTGGTGGCGAGCAGCTGCTCGTCTGGAAAAGTTTCCAGTATTTCCTTAACCTCAACTAcattttcagctccctcaagtcgtgatagatgatcaacgacttgattctcagtgcccttacggtcacgaatctcaagatcgaactcttgcaatagcaacacccaacgaatcaggcgtGGCTTagattctttcttttctattaagtaTCTGAGagctgcatggtcagtatatacaattaccttgGACCCTATCAGGTAGGATCGGAACTTGTCAAACGCGAACACTACAACCAacatctccttttcagtcacagTGTAGTTCAACTGGGCTCTACTCAGcgttctactagcatagtagattgggTGCATCAGTTTGTCTTTCTGCTGGCCCAGCACTGCTCCCACAGCAtagtcactggcatcacacattagttcgaatggttgctcccagttgggggcaacaatgatgggtgttgtgaccagtctctttttcaactcctcaaatgctactctgcaatcatcagaaaacaaaaatgggtgatctttttctaacaacttacagagagggttggcaattttggagaagtcttttatgaacctccggtaaaaaccgaCATGTCCAAGGAAGCTTCTGATGGCTTTGACTGAAGTTGGTGGAGTCAGCTTTGCTATTACATCAACTTTCGCGCGATCCACCTCTATCCCCTTGCTTGGCacccggtgccccaagactatgccttcttgtaccatgaaatggcacttctcccagttcagaaCCAAGTTAGTCTTGATGCACCGTTTCAGCACACGCGTCAAATTTAtcaggcactcatcaaatgaattccccaccactgagaagtcatccatgaacacctccattatgtcctcAACCATGttagtgaatatggccatcatgcaccgttggaatgtggcaggtgcgttgcataggccaaagggcatccgtctaaaggcataaatgccatacGGGCATGTGAACgaggtcttctctctgtcctccggtgcaatggagatctgattgtaccctgagtacccatctagaaaacagaagtgtgacctccctgccaatctgtccaacatctgatcaatgaagggaagtgggaagtggtctttccgggtggctagattcaacttttgatagtccatacaaattctccagcctgtgatggttcttgttgagatcaatccattgttgtcatttgtcacaaccgtcatgccaccctttttaggaacacattgcactgggctcacccagctgctgtcagagattgggaaaataattcccgcatccaaccactttatcacctccttcttcaccacttccttcatgttggggttcagcctcctctgatgttccctggaaggtttgtgcccctcttccagcagaatcttgtgcatgcagtaggcggggctgatccccctgatgtctgccatggtccaccctATGGCAGTTTTGCACTCCTTTAGTACCTATAAAAGTTTTTGAATCTgtacatctaacaaactagatgagataataacaggtaatgtggagtcaggtcccaaaaattcatacctgaggtgggctggcaatggctttaactccagctttggtggttcttcaatGGATGGCTTAGCTAGAGGAGTTTCTCTCTTTTCTAAGTGCAAGGGCTCAAACTCTAGATTTCTCTCCCAGAACCCTCTACCTTCCAATGCCAACACCCATTTTGCTAAATCCTCACCATTCACTTCATCTAAGTTCATCAAACATGCAGCCAAGGGGTCCTCAATTGTCAACACCTCATCATCGGACTCTACAATTACATCCAcgacatcaataagagagcaattggcgaactcgcttggtcgcctcatagatttctgcacattgaatgttatttcCTCATCATTGAGTCTCATTTTGAGCTCCCCAGTCTCACAGTCAATCAGAGCTCTCCCcgtggccaagaatggtcttcctaagattataggaatctcttcatccactttgcaatccaagatcacaaaatctgtagggaacacaaatttccccaCCTGAATAAGCACATCATCAAGGATACCGAATGGACGCTTCACAGTCCTGTCGGCCAGGTACAACAACATGGAGGTGGGTCTAGCTCTACCAATGCCCAACCTCTTATAGATagccaggggcataagattaatGCTGGCCCCTAAATCACAGAGCGCCTTAGCAAAGGCGAAattcccaatagtgcatggaattgtaaagctaCCTGGATCAGACAACTTTTCAGCAATAGGTCTCATCACCACTGCACTACAGGTCTGAGTAAGTGTAATCGTAGCCAAGTCTTGAAAATCAAATTTttgggacatcaagtccttcatcatttttgcatacccaggcatctcctttaaagcttcaatcaatggaatatttacctggatttgtttgaGCATTTCAAAGAACCTTTTATACTGCTCCTCCTTTTGATGCTTGGCCAGCCTCTGTAGAAAGGGTGCAGGAGGTCTCTTCGTCCCAATCACTTGGGACTTCTCTTTATCAGCTACTATTTTAACTACTGGCTCTTCAACTGGCTCAGCTACTTTCTCGGTCTCCTGCTGAATGTTCTTTTCTTCCTGAGCAGGTTGGATTGTCACCTCTGTCAGTATCGTAGACTCATCCAGCTCAATGGGCATTGGAATGAATGTCTCAGCCTGTATATTTTCTCGAGCTCTCTCTTGTTCTACATCTAGATCCCTGCCATTACGGAGACTCACCGCCATCAGCTGCTTTGGGCCCTGATCTTTTGGATTAATTTGGGTGTCTGCAGGTAATGTCCCCTGAGGGCGATTGTTCAGAGACATTGAAATTTGGCCCAATTGCACTTCAATATTTTTGATTACTGcgtcatgtgcatctactctttcatttatttttgcattggacacaataacctgctgcatcattgcttCAAGTCTAGTGAACCCATCTTCTTGACTTCCACCATGCTGTTGCTGAGGTGGGGGATACCCTTGCTGCTGATTGTTGTACCCCTGTGTCCTTGTATAAGGTGCCATATTGTTGGGAGGTCCCATACCTCCCATGCTTCCAGCGTTGTACTGTGGCTGAGGTGGTTTGTATGGTTGCTGAGTTTGCTGACCCCAGTTCTGGTTGCCCTGTTTCTGGCCTCCATAGTTTGACACATAGTTCATGTCTTTAGGGTGCTGATGATGATGATCATGTTCTGCATTCCAAGGATTACCAactggctgactaatgcaagatgtgcacaagcttccattggtagtatctacaatgTGCACTTGCTGTTTCTGCCCTGATtcctccacctttttggtgagtatgctcATCTGTGTCAAGAGGGTCGCCACATTTTCAGCCATGGAATTTGATGGGTTAAAAGGCACTGAGTGcaccactggagtgataggtgcattcctcgTCGTCCACCCCGAATTCTGAGCCATTTTGTCAAGTAGACTCTGACCTTCTCTCcaagttttgctcaaaaatgccccACCAGCTGAGGCATCTACAATGTTCTTCATGCTATCTGACAGTCCCATGTAAAACCGttgtcccaacatctgatctggaataccatggtgtGGACATATAACCAACATTCCTTTAAACCGGCTCCATGTctcatgcagtgtctccattggtttCTGTTTAAAGCTCACgatctcatcaatttgttgagctaTTTTGTTGGGCGGGTGGAACTTGATGtgaaattgcttgactaactcatcccaagtttctatagagtttatggggagtgagtttagccagaCCTGAGCAACTCCTGTCACCGAGAATGGAAATAATAATAGCCTGATTGCTTCCGGAGTTACTTTGGGTTGCCTTTGAGTTTTGCAAATCGACaggaagttcttcaagtgctgctgaggatcttcggCTGGTGTCCCaaaaaatagtcccttgttttgcagcAAGTGCAATATGTTGTTCGTGATCTGGAATGATTCAGCTTGTATCGCGGGCACAACAATGGCAGTAGCCAGATTGTCAGCTGtaggttgtgcccaatcatatagTGCAGCCTCAGGCATAGGAGGTGCCATATTTCTGACGTTTCCGTTGACGTTGTCTACGTCACCCATGTCAATTTCGAGTTTGTgtgtttgatgaggttgttgacgtCTTTTGTTGGCACGGTTCGATATCCGGAATGTTTCTCAGGGTTTCAGAGTCCTTCAAGTAGTTCTCCAGTCCTCGTAgagtttctaggcatacacctgtgcAACCACGTCAACAACCGtcaaaaatttcaatcaaaaatttggtgtagagaaaactgactacactaagaatttttgtatttctatcaATGGTAATTGATAATTTCGTTAAGTCCCCGGAaacaacgccaaaatttgatcacgcccaactataccttataaaaaggacaatgcggacgttgcaaatataacctaagTATTCTGCCtagagtcgaatccacagagagttaacttatcaatcactatctttagacccactaaactcttgagaaccaatttccccaaacgtttgaatcacagttgatggtgtcttcaataactaaaattgcaagtaaataaacagctgtaaactaaggatgctaaggttgtaaaTAATAATGAGAAAATgctaaggtaatgacttcccTTATTGAtagaatcccttctgtttatgcttcatacaaattgacCAACACCTCTCTATCAATCATAAATGCTCATCTTAccataaatctctcccgagtaatcacagtaatatactcaatgcactctcccgagatacactagctagctctaattaacacggttcactttagattgcactcaaggcttcgttatccctaatcccgcctttaaacccgtaGTTATAGAtacctcttatactttgggagttgtgttgttcaacaataacctaaatattcactctctcccgagttatgcacactaaataggcacaactaattgaggatcctgtcaattaactacaacatgcacaaagttgaacaaataaagattgaaactagcaatttgtattcacataaacaagaagttcatcccccaataggttccatcaaaaccttagacaaaggatttagctactcataactatgggtaaataaactatgaaaatattcatgattaaaattgcaagaaaaata is a genomic window of Nicotiana tabacum cultivar K326 chromosome 16, ASM71507v2, whole genome shotgun sequence containing:
- the LOC142170456 gene encoding uncharacterized protein LOC142170456, with translation MGDVDNVNGNVRNMAPPMPEAALYDWAQPTADNLATAIVVPAIQAESFQITNNILHLLQNKGLFFGTPAEDPQQHLKNFLSICKTQRQPKVTPEAIRLLLFPFSVTGVAQKPMETLHETWSRFKGMLVICPHHGIPDQMLGQRFYMGLSDSMKNIVDASAGGAFLSKTWREGQSLLDKMAQNSGWTTRNAPITPVVHSVPFNPSNSMAENVATLLTQMSILTKKVEESGQKQQVHIPVGNPWNAEHDHHHQHPKDMNYVSNYGGQKQGNQNWGQQTQQPYKPPQPQYNAGSMGGMGPPNNMAPYTRTQGYNNQQQGYPPPQQQHGGSQEDGFTRLEAMMQQGTLPADTQINPKDQGPKQLMAVSLRNGRDLDVEQERARENIQAETFIPMPIELDESTILTEVTIQPAQEEKNIQQETEKVAEPVEEPVVKIVADKEKSQVIGTKRPPAPFLQRLAKHQKEEQYKRFFEMLKQIQTCSAVVMRPIAEKLSDPGSFTIPCTIGNFAFAKALCDLGASINLMPLAIYKRLGIGRARPTSMLLYLADRTVKRPFESDDEVLTIEDPLAACLMNLDEVNGEDLAKWVLALEGRGFWERNLEFEPLHLEKRETPLAKPSIEEPPKLEY